A region of the Drosophila subpulchrella strain 33 F10 #4 breed RU33 chromosome 3L, RU_Dsub_v1.1 Primary Assembly, whole genome shotgun sequence genome:
GCGGAAATACTGCCCGGGAATTTCATGGTCCACATGCGCACGCACTTACAGCCATGGCGACTCGATCGGATGGGCCAGTTTATGGCCTTGGATCCTTCGAAGCGGGTGGAACCGGATGTTCGAAAGGTGCCGTACGACAAACGAAAGTTTGAGGCCCGGCAGGGTCGCTATCTCCGTCCGCTTAAGCTCATCCAGCCGCATCCCTCTTGCGGAGGACAGTTCATCAGCCTGCCCAAGAAAATATCCCTGCAACAGGGCAAATACATAAGTGTTGGCAAGGCAAAAGACCAAAGAAAATAGCAATACGGACGTGTGATGATACGTAATTTGATTAGTTTCCAATAAAATAATCAGTATCAACCCAGAAGTTGAAGTTCACCCAAgtgaataattaaaaaatgagtTCTTAAAACTTGGTACATCAATTTATTGCCGGAATTTTGGGGGAAAAATGTTGGAAATATATATTGCCACAAATTAGTTATTTTATAATCTTTTTACGTTACAATTGTTCTTGATTGGAGAGTTAACTTCGTTTTTCGTATTTGGTTGTTTTGGCATTAAATTCtacattgtttttttttttgatatcgTATGATTTTGAAGGAGGTGCGTGCACAAGAATAGAATTACTCAACCAATTAACTTGAATTATTCAAGTGTGATCAAATTTTGTGTTGGATCCAATTTCTTTTCAGGAAATCTATTCTGGTGTACTCACTACCTCAGTTTTTGTTTTGGACGTGTTTGCAGATTcctttttggtttattttcgGATACAATGGTTAAAATGCATAGCAAATTTAGCTTGGAACGAGTATTCGGATCACTCGAACCGTCGGGCGGTGATGACTTTCAGGTGTTGGCAAGATTTCAGTAAATCAAGTCCTCGCACATCCAACGTTCACTTAAATTAACTTAATGTTGTCGGTTGTTGTTCCAGGAGCCCTTCACTAAAGTTAATTAACGCTATGTCTATGGTTTTTAACAAAGATGAATGTAAACTATAATATTGTTTTCGGGTTGGATTTGGATCAAGTGTCAAACAGGATTGCAGTTCCTCAAATGTAATCGGTTTGATTGGACTctgttttataattaaaatgtttgacTTTGCTTTTGTGTTTGATTATTTTTGTACAACAAAATTTCACAATATTTAATTCTTGGTTTCCTTGTTGCTTTCATGCTGCTTTAACAATGCTGTTCTTGCTTGTAATTTGATATTCATTGCTTGCTGAATAAGTTTGATGTTCGTTTGTTGCTTGGCCCAGACAAATGCCCAAAGGAATTAGGTTTAAGGTTTATTTTAAGAATGAAACGAAGATGCTAACGAATCAAAATTGATCAAAATTATAGTCAATTCCCTTGGGCATTTGTCTATGGCGGCTGGAAACGGATTTTGCAGTgtttccaaaaaataaaatgttaaactataggtttttttgataaaaatgaaatataatCCGAATCCAAACTAAAAGAGAAatgtttaaaacaaatttgcaGCTCGTTGTgtaaacatataaaataaaaattaatatggCTTTTcaaaaagctttaaaagtCAATGGTAAAAGATTTAAAGCAAATGcaaatttttctgtttttggtGGTTAAGATTAAAGAACTAGTATCGAATTGTACACAAAAGACCGAGTTACAGGGAACTTCTTTTGATTTTCAGTGCTGTAAACTAATAGACTCTGGGATTACGACCTTGGAGACATTGCTGATCATTGCTTAGTCTAAAGATAAACGCTAATAGGCAACTGTTTCACACATTGGAGACTATGCTTGATGGAGAAGTTAGATAACATGTTGCGGCATGCTTACGAATTATAGGAAACTCGGTCTGGTGGAAACCCTAACGACCTCTATGCGTAGTTATCAAAAGACTTAACACTTCTTAAAAGGCTTCTCCTCCTCTTTCTTACGCACTAATGGCTCACAAAAATATACTCTTCTGGTTTTCGTTAAATTACAAATCGCTCATATACTTTTACCTTTCTTCGTGTATATCATACAAATTTATCATGATTGAAGACGTTGTAAGCATTCaattttaaactaatttaaattcgttaaatgttttgttttctcATATTTAGCTTCGCATTCCCAAGTtgtcaaaaatattttgacgAAACATTTTACTGCTGAGATATGCCTGATATTGCCCCCGATTGTGGGAAAGTGGGTCTCAATTTTGAACAGTTTGTGTGCGGGGCATTCCTTTTGATTGATTAAAATGGTGATGTGGTTCGCTTATAAAAGTTTTTGTAGTTGCCAGCCGTTTGTTAAGATCACAATTGTGCTAAGAAATACTATATcacaatttaattatttacatTGTTATTATTTGTATTCTTTCTTACACATCTCTCTCGTCTATCATTCGTAGGTGGGGGCGGGCAGTAAGTAATACGGCCCAGaaactttatttgtttatCATTTTATTCTCGCCCCGCAGAATCGTTTCGTCGCCCTTGTAGAAAGTCAACCCTGGACTTTGAAATCTTAGCTCAACGATCTGTACTCGGGGCGGGTTAAAGCTACGCTTTAGTTAAGTTAGATTTAGTTTGTTGGTTTTCTCTAAAAATACGTTCAAACGGCGAGCACTCGGCTCGAAGTAGGCTTGGTTCACTTGGCTCACAATAAACACTTTTTAGCTTATACAGGAAGGATTCTAACATAATTATACTCAATCTGTTCGTTCTCACTTGGGTCTTAAAGTCGAACAGCGATTGTAgtgtttttacaaaatattactTTACATGTGCTGAGCGGAAGACTCTcgttatttttctttttcttgtGGTTTTTGGTATGAAAATCATGTTCATTTTCGTATTAAAAATTTCTTATACAATTGATCGCATTCAATTTTTGAGTTTGAGTGTGCTGCTTGCAGTTCCCTAACGTAGAATGTGTGTGTGGAAAAGTTTAACCTCCAGTTTAGAGATCGGGAAACTTTACGTTCATACATAGTCTCCAAAGCCTAGGACTAGACATGATTAGTTGTCTATAGTGTTGGTAGTTGTAGTGTTAGTTTTATAACAAATGAACTTGTTAAATGCAGTTGGCATGCTTTCATTTTCTAGCAAGTCTCCAAAGATTCTGTTCTGTCAGCCCCACAAAGCCTGCTAAACTATTCGGTGTCCCCGGTAACCTGGTCTTTTGCTGGGAAATGCATTAATTCAGAATTTTGAAAGGAAGATATTGACTCGAAGAGAAGTTTAGCAAAACACATTTGCTATGAAGTTCTTGGTGAAGGAGAAATTCGTCCACGAATTGAAATTTGGCGTAAAGTCAACGCCCaactgctgctgttgctgctgcagttgcaacTGCTGCGGTTGTTGTGATTGGGCTCGCTTCAAAATCCTCAAATTTGTGCCCGAGGCCATGCGCTGCAGCTTGTGCATGTCCTGGGCATCCGGAGCAGATGGTGTGGCACCTGCGGCACCACCTGCTCCAAAGTTAAGCGACACAGAAGCTGGTCGTGGTCgtggttgctgctgctgctgtgctgGCTGCTCGTTCTTTGGTGTCTTTTGAGCTGCGGCCGCTGCCGATAGCATAGCTATTAAATCCATGCCCGTTGTGGGTTGCTGTTGTCCCAAGATCTTCACTGGCTGCTGTGGATTGTACTGCTTATCACTCTGGGACTTGGTGCGCAAtcgctgttgctgttgctgctgttgcttttgcGCCTTAGCTGCCTTAAGTTGTTGCTGCTTCTCCTTGCGTATTAAATCAAAGGAGCTGACAATCTGCTGAAGAATAAGGGTTTTACAATTCACTTGTATACCAAACACTGCCCCGAACTTACCTTCTCATTGCTTGCCGATTGCTGTGCATCGTTCTGACTTTGGCTGTGGAACAGTTGACGCTTGGAGGATATTGTGCCGCCTCCGACGGCTCCATTTGACGtcactgctgttgctgttgatAGTGGCGTTGTTTGATTGCTGCCCGCAGCCGCGTTTTGTTTATTGCGTTTCCCATTGCTATTGCAAATGTTCATGGAGTTGATAGCAGCGGTGGCGGAGGCGGGAGCTGCCAGTCCCGCACCCGGTGCAGCTGCCACCTTGCCACTGAGATTATTTAACTTGACACCATCCAAATCCCCCATTGACTTGTGTCTCTGACGTCGTGATTCATTTCGCACACCGGCGACGTCCTTCTTGCAACTCCCGTTCATGTTGGTGGGCGAGGTCGCTTTTGGCGATTGCTGGCCGGAGCATTTGCGGCGACGCGGTTCAATTCCAGCCTTCCGCTCGTTCACCCACTTCTTCAGGCGCTTCACGAACGGCATGATCATGAAGAAGGAATTGGAGTTCTTGCCCAGCTTGGCCTTCGATATGGCATCGTTCTTGTTCACCGGCAGCGCATCAATGCGGAACCAGTCGCAGCACTTGATCTCATTTCGGGTGCGGGGCACGAACTGCGTGTCCATCGGTATATTTCGCACCACGTACAGCCGCGTGTACTGGTAGTTAATGAAAGCCTCGATGTAGTCGTTGGCATCGATGATGTCCGTAATGTCGAACCCGGTTTCCTCATAAACCTGAAAGGGTAAGgatttaaatcaattaaacaaaaatccaTAGCTTATCTAAACTACTTTCGAATCAGATTGTCATATTtctgaatttaaatataaactaaatatctcaattctaaaaacaaaatttatgaCTGTGGTTGAGAGTGGAATACGGAGTATTTAGAAGATGACATTTTCGTTTGGTTCATATTATTAACAAtggactttaaaataaaataataacaaaataacgATAACAAGTTTGGTAATTTTTAATCCTTGTCCTTTCCCGACTTGCCTCTCTCGTGGCGCAATGAGCTGGATCCTCATTCTCGTTGATCTTGCCCTTAGGAAATCCCCATGAGTTGCGTGCAAAGTAGGACTGCACTAGCAAGCAATGGTTGTGATCCTCGGACACCAAAATAGCTCCATACGTGGGCA
Encoded here:
- the LOC119555607 gene encoding mRNA-decapping enzyme 2 isoform X2, translated to MEIAPLINNAVAAVTASAAVAVSASTNVTRSSSSKENDNVNNLALLASLTLQKVLNINNNNNQHSNNNNRSHSSDIKLSEQQKPQRRYLDIKSESDVLSQLLKTGAVFTPTPTAPIAIERKKQSQQQQQHQYAQQQQQHHQQQQQCSAQKQRLNSSISSTHSSTSTNSSYGSSSSEDAAAASATLATTTPRANTTKASSIKLPEKSKIPSDILDDLASRFIINVPDMELNNLIRMCFQIELAHWFYLDFFCAPETGEDGETPKSVQRKLPTVGIKQFAMQLFQHIPFLNKHFDTVDQILDQWKNYKLSVPTYGAILVSEDHNHCLLVQSYFARNSWGFPKGKINENEDPAHCATREVYEETGFDITDIIDANDYIEAFINYQYTRLYVVRNIPMDTQFVPRTRNEIKCCDWFRIDALPVNKNDAISKAKLGKNSNSFFMIMPFVKRLKKWVNERKAGIEPRRRKCSGQQSPKATSPTNMNGSCKKDVAGVRNESRRQRHKSMGDLDGVKLNNLSGKVAAAPGAGLAAPASATAAINSMNICNSNGKRNKQNAAAGSNQTTPLSTATAVTSNGAVGGGTISSKRQLFHSQSQNDAQQSASNEKIVSSFDLIRKEKQQQLKAAKAQKQQQQQQQRLRTKSQSDKQYNPQQPVKILGQQQPTTGMDLIAMLSAAAAAQKTPKNEQPAQQQQQPRPRPASVSLNFGAGGAAGATPSAPDAQDMHKLQRMASGTNLRILKRAQSQQPQQLQLQQQQQQLGVDFTPNFNSWTNFSFTKNFIANVFC
- the LOC119555607 gene encoding mRNA-decapping enzyme 2 isoform X1; protein product: MEIAPLINNAVAAVTASAAVAVSASTNVTRSSSSKENDNVNNLALLASLTLQKVLNINNNNNQHSNNNNRSHSSDIKLSEQQKPQRRYLDIKSESDVLSQLLKTGAVFTPTPTAPIAIERKKQSQQQQQHQYAQQQQQHHQQQQQCSAQKQRLNSSISSTHSSTSTNSSYGSSSSEDAAAASATLATTTPRANTTKASSIKLPEKSKIPSDILDDLASRFIINVPDMELNNLIRMCFQIELAHWFYLDFFCAPETGEDGETPKSVQRKLPTVGIKQFAMQLFQHIPFLNKHFDTVDQILDQWKNYKLSVPTYGAILVSEDHNHCLLVQSYFARNSWGFPKGKINENEDPAHCATREVYEETGFDITDIIDANDYIEAFINYQYTRLYVVRNIPMDTQFVPRTRNEIKCCDWFRIDALPVNKNDAISKAKLGKNSNSFFMIMPFVKRLKKWVNERKAGIEPRRRKCSGQQSPKATSPTNMNGSCKKDVAGVRNESRRQRHKSMGDLDGVKLNNLSGKVAAAPGAGLAAPASATAAINSMNICNSNGKRNKQNAAAGSNQTTPLSTATAVTSNGAVGGGTISSKRQLFHSQSQNDAQQSASNEKQIVSSFDLIRKEKQQQLKAAKAQKQQQQQQQRLRTKSQSDKQYNPQQPVKILGQQQPTTGMDLIAMLSAAAAAQKTPKNEQPAQQQQQPRPRPASVSLNFGAGGAAGATPSAPDAQDMHKLQRMASGTNLRILKRAQSQQPQQLQLQQQQQQLGVDFTPNFNSWTNFSFTKNFIANVFC